From a region of the Cucumis sativus cultivar 9930 chromosome 6, Cucumber_9930_V3, whole genome shotgun sequence genome:
- the LOC101219076 gene encoding nuclear transcription factor Y subunit B-3, with the protein MADSDNESGGHNSNANSELSAKEQDRFLPIANVSRIMKKALPANAKISKDAKETVQECVSEFISFITGEASDKCQREKRKTINGDDLLWAMTTLGFEEYVEPLKTYLQKYREMEGEKSTMGRQGEKDGGGGGPGGSGGGVNSSGAAAGGAGGGYNGVGGMYGGVMMMGHHQGGVYGGAGFHHMGIGSGKGGSGGASGTGHR; encoded by the coding sequence ATGGCGGATTCAGATAACGAATCGGGAGGTCACAACAGCAACGCCAACAGCGAGCTGTCGGCGAAGGAGCAGGACAGATTCTTGCCGATAGCGAACGTGAGCAGGATCATGAAGAAGGCATTACCAGCAAACGCAAAAATCTCAAAAGATGCAAAAGAAACAGTACAAGAGTGCGTATCGGAGTTCATAAGCTTCATAACAGGGGAAGCATCGGACAAGTGccaaagagagaaaaggaagacaaTCAACGGCGATGATTTACTGTGGGCCATGACCACGCTTGGATTCGAAGAGTATGTGGAACCGCTGAAGACTTATCTTCAAAAGTACAGGGAAATGGAAGGGGAAAAGAGCACTATGGGGAGACAGGGGGAGAAAGacggtggtggtggtgggcCCGGCGGCAGTGGTGGAGGAGTCAACTCTTCTGGTGCTGCCGCTGGTGGCGCCGGTGGTGGATACAACGGAGTGGGTGGAATGTATGGTGGGGTAATGATGATGGGTCACCATCAGGGAGGCGTTTATGGTGGTGCTGGATTTCATCATATGGGAATCGGCAGCGGGAAAGGAGGAAGTGGTGGTGCTTCCGGCACCGGACACCGGTAG